Below is a genomic region from Streptantibioticus cattleyicolor NRRL 8057 = DSM 46488.
CGTTGAGCAGTGCCTGGTTCTCGTCGCAGCCCTGTCCGACGACCATCAGCTGGTTGGCGTCGGGCGCCATCGCGTAGACGGCCTCGGCGTCCATCTCGGCCTCGTCGTTGACGGGTGCCGCATGCGCCGCGTGGTGCGAGGGGGCGGCGCAGGGCTTCCCGCCCTGGATCTCCCGGAACTGGGAGGGTTTGGGCGCGGGCAGATGGTTGGTCCGCGCGTACTCCGTCAGCGTCCGGAACATCGCCTCGGGCGCCTCGTCCTCGGTGAGGGCGACGGTCTGGCCCTTGCCGGTGTCCGTCCACGTCGCCCCGTAGGCGGCGCGGATCTGGGCGGCGGAGTAACCGCAGGCCGGCAGGGACGCCTTGGTCAGCCCCTGGTAGGCGGGGCGGAAGGACCGTACGTGCTGTGCCCAGTAGTGGGAGCACGTCGGGGCGTTGGCGGCCTTGCCGTGCGGGAGCGGCGCGGCGGCCCGGGGCACGGCCGGGGGGACGTCGTTGAGACCGGTCACGCCGATCACGTCGGAGGCGAGCGCGGCCGGCAGGGAGACGTCGCGGTCGTTGGACCGGATCACCGTGGGCGTGCCGTCCGCGGCCGTGGTCCGGTACTGGTTGATCCGCACCCCGAACGCCGACTGCACCGCCGACACCGGTCCGGTCGCCGAGACGTAGTCACGGCCGCTGCCGATCCGGACCTGGGTCAGGTGCCGGCTCCTCAGCCACGCCGCGAGGGCGGTGGCGTGGGCGGCGGAGGGGCCGAACCTGGCCGTGTAGGCGTCGGGGCTCAGGTAGTGGTGGAACTCGGGGCCGCCGGGGGTGGCGACCGCGTCGGCGAACGCGGCGGCGCCCGCCAGATCCGGCTTCAGCCACACCTGGACGGTCAGCTCCCGCGACGCCGGCACGGCACCCGCCACGGACGCGGCGCGCACGGCGGACGGTACCGAACCCGGCACCACAGCCGTGGCGGCGGCCTGCCCGGTGCCGGGCACCCCCACCACCGCGCCGGCCGCCAGCACGACCGCGCAGCCGGCCCGGACCGCGAGCCCACGGCGCCGTCCCGTCCCGGACGCGCCCCCGTACCCTTGCGACAACGATCTCTCCACGTGTTCCCACCCCTGCCCGATCGTCCCGGCGCCCGGGATCCCCGCCCCGGCTCCCGCTACGACGCCGCCGAGAGGGTCGCGGGTTCCGGTGCGCCCCGTCGAATCCGGTGCGGGCGCCGTCGGGTTGGGCCGTATCCGGCCGCGCCGTCCGCGGCTTGACGGCACCGGGCCGGCCCCGGGCTCACGTCCCGATGCGGGGCTGCCCGCTGGCGGCGCCGAGGCCGCCGTCGACCGGTATCTGCGCGCCGGTGACGTACCGTGCGTCGGGGCCGGCGAGGAAGGCGACGACCCCCGCGACCTCCTCGGGCCGGGCCACCCGGCCGAAGGGGATGCGTTCGGTGAAGGAGCGCACGGCGGGCGTGTCTTCGGTGAGGCCGGCGGTGATGCCGGTGTTGAGCGTGAACCCGGGGTGGACGGCGTTGACGCGGACCTCGGGGGCGTGGTCCACCGCCATCGCGCGCGTGAGGTTGACCATGCCGCCCTTGGCCGCGTTGTAGGCGGCCATGCCGTAGTCGCCGCCCAGTCCGCTCACCGAGCCGACGTTGACCACGCAGCCGTGCGTGCGGCGCAGGTGCGGGATCGCCGCCCGGCTGGTGTGGTAGACGGCGTCGAGGTTGACGGCCATCGCCGCTCGCCACTGCTCCGGGGCGACGGCTTCGACCGTACCGAACGCCGGCGCGCCCGCGTTGTTGACCAGGACGTCCAGGCGTCCGAGGTCGGCGGCGACGGAGGCGATCAGCGCCTCGGCCTCGTCCGGCACGGTGACATCGGCGGTGCGGGCGAACACGGTGGCGCCGTCCGGGGCCGCGGCCGCGGCCTCGCGGAGCTTCTCCAGCGTCCGCCCGACCAGCACGACGGTCGCGCCGT
It encodes:
- a CDS encoding S53 family peptidase, with protein sequence MERSLSQGYGGASGTGRRRGLAVRAGCAVVLAAGAVVGVPGTGQAAATAVVPGSVPSAVRAASVAGAVPASRELTVQVWLKPDLAGAAAFADAVATPGGPEFHHYLSPDAYTARFGPSAAHATALAAWLRSRHLTQVRIGSGRDYVSATGPVSAVQSAFGVRINQYRTTAADGTPTVIRSNDRDVSLPAALASDVIGVTGLNDVPPAVPRAAAPLPHGKAANAPTCSHYWAQHVRSFRPAYQGLTKASLPACGYSAAQIRAAYGATWTDTGKGQTVALTEDEAPEAMFRTLTEYARTNHLPAPKPSQFREIQGGKPCAAPSHHAAHAAPVNDEAEMDAEAVYAMAPDANQLMVVGQGCDENQALLNAALTVLTGDGRHPSASIVSNSWQIPLGSVPERTVHAIALRAASEGVGMYFSSGDTSGLTVTDSDPYVTAVGGTTLGIGAAGNRVFETGWSSDYVSLDHGKWSSLGLSAAGGGTSLVHGQPAYQKGVVPASMSHVRVGKRTVIGRAVPDIAADADPDTGLLTGYTASDSNGKPGPYRTVPNAGTSLACPLVAGLIADAQQGRTSPFGFINPLLYRLAGTPAFHDVLPVTPATPQQNRAAYLPPTNPSDSPALDVFDSQRHPDTNQVTAKGYDTMTGLGTPNGTAFLTALRRGPHAVPGAGVDGVAAARRRVTARPAPSGS
- a CDS encoding meso-2,3-butanediol dehydrogenase; translation: MSVFADRVVVVTGAGEGIGAAVAHRFAADGATVVLVGRTLEKLREAAAAAPDGATVFARTADVTVPDEAEALIASVAADLGRLDVLVNNAGAPAFGTVEAVAPEQWRAAMAVNLDAVYHTSRAAIPHLRRTHGCVVNVGSVSGLGGDYGMAAYNAAKGGMVNLTRAMAVDHAPEVRVNAVHPGFTLNTGITAGLTEDTPAVRSFTERIPFGRVARPEEVAGVVAFLAGPDARYVTGAQIPVDGGLGAASGQPRIGT